The following are encoded in a window of Candidatus Cloacimonadota bacterium genomic DNA:
- a CDS encoding NAD-dependent deacylase encodes MKRYLVLTGAGISAESGISTFRDSGGLWENHRVEDVASPEGFIRNPKLVWEFYKQRFNQAMQVKPNPGHLALKKLEDKLENGFHLITQNVDGLHFKAGNRRVLEMHGSINRCFCTSCNKRFMIEAINLEEDLPLCSQCGSYLRPDIVWFGEIPYFLHEIEENLKSCDVFMIIGTSGTVYPAAGFVMTAKLFGAKTIAVNLDKPDNLGFIDEFYQGKSGELLPEIVDGIIGSAE; translated from the coding sequence ATGAAGCGATACCTTGTTTTGACTGGTGCCGGAATCAGTGCTGAATCCGGCATCAGCACGTTTAGGGATTCCGGCGGCTTATGGGAAAACCACAGAGTAGAGGATGTTGCCAGCCCTGAAGGTTTTATCCGAAATCCTAAGCTAGTATGGGAATTCTATAAACAGCGATTCAATCAAGCTATGCAGGTAAAGCCCAATCCTGGTCATCTGGCGTTAAAAAAGTTAGAAGATAAACTCGAGAATGGATTTCATCTTATTACACAAAATGTGGATGGATTGCACTTTAAGGCTGGAAACAGGAGAGTCCTGGAAATGCATGGTAGTATAAATAGATGTTTTTGTACCTCCTGTAATAAAAGGTTTATGATTGAGGCAATAAACTTAGAAGAAGATTTACCTTTATGCTCTCAATGCGGGAGTTACTTGCGCCCAGATATTGTATGGTTCGGAGAGATTCCATATTTCTTGCATGAGATCGAAGAAAACCTAAAATCTTGTGATGTGTTTATGATTATAGGAACCAGTGGGACAGTATATCCTGCTGCAGGATTTGTAATGACAGCAAAACTCTTTGGGGCAAAAACAATAGCCGTAAACTTAGATAAACCGGATAATCTTGGGTTCATAGATGAATTCTATCAAGGGAAATCCGGTGAATTATTACCAGAAATAGTTGATGGAATAATAGGAAGTGCAGAGTGA